Proteins from one Leptonema illini DSM 21528 genomic window:
- the cas5e gene encoding type I-E CRISPR-associated protein Cas5/CasD, whose product MQSYLVFHMHGALFAAGDTAVGEYRPSHVHPTKSGVLGLVAGAMGIRREEQDRIAKLAEAVRFSVLVLAAGNLLRDYHTVQVPSARKGKRLFTRREELLQPDLNTILSTRDYRQDALFRVALNSDDEELLKQIGESLQRPVFAPYLGRKSCPPALPFHPELVHAGSVMEAMKKVELPMSDLLKPLIPEDTVYFQLFTEDRPASGTRAEFQRRDRLIHRGNWQFGERSEFLIEMEAADVFQ is encoded by the coding sequence ATGCAATCCTATCTCGTCTTTCACATGCATGGTGCTCTGTTCGCTGCCGGAGATACTGCCGTCGGCGAATACCGGCCATCGCATGTTCATCCGACGAAATCGGGCGTTCTTGGCCTCGTCGCCGGTGCCATGGGAATACGGCGGGAGGAGCAAGACCGTATTGCGAAGCTTGCAGAGGCCGTTCGCTTCTCAGTTCTTGTTCTCGCCGCCGGCAACCTGTTGCGTGATTACCATACGGTACAGGTCCCTTCAGCCAGAAAAGGAAAACGGCTTTTCACAAGACGCGAAGAGCTGCTTCAACCAGATTTGAATACCATTCTGTCAACTCGTGACTACCGTCAGGATGCGCTGTTTCGCGTTGCGTTGAATTCAGATGATGAGGAGCTGCTGAAGCAGATCGGCGAATCTCTGCAACGACCCGTTTTCGCTCCGTATCTGGGTCGCAAAAGTTGTCCGCCTGCTCTCCCTTTCCATCCAGAACTGGTTCACGCCGGTTCGGTGATGGAGGCCATGAAAAAGGTCGAATTACCGATGTCTGATCTGCTTAAGCCGCTGATACCAGAAGATACTGTCTATTTTCAGTTGTTTACGGAAGATCGGCCGGCCTCAGGTACACGAGCGGAGTTTCAGAGGCGGGATCGGTTGATTCATCGAGGAAACTGGCAGTTTGGCGAGCGAAGTGAGTTCCTCATAGAAATGGAGGCCGCCGATGTATTTCAGTAG
- the cas1e gene encoding type I-E CRISPR-associated endonuclease Cas1e gives MNRDLQELPRFDENWSYLYFEKGHIEQDMQTVAYFYKDKKVPIPAETLSLLMLGPGTTITHAAIKRLTDARCLLCWVGDEGVRMYSAGTQGTYSSRNLLRQAQLYSDPEERLRVVRKLYEMRFDEVVDERYSIEQLRGKEGARVRAAYKAAAEEYEIEWTGRNYDQSEWGISDPINKALSAANSCLYGLCHAAILAVGCSAGIGFIHTGKQLSFVYDLADLYKTELTIPIAFRIAQGPASVESRVRMECRDVFKERKLLKRIIPDIMEVLYGNRRAGESDAGSEGRDVAVNY, from the coding sequence ATGAATCGAGATCTTCAGGAATTGCCGAGGTTCGACGAGAACTGGAGCTATCTCTACTTCGAGAAGGGTCATATCGAGCAGGATATGCAGACGGTGGCCTATTTCTACAAAGACAAAAAGGTTCCAATACCGGCTGAAACACTATCACTCCTGATGCTCGGACCCGGAACGACAATCACACATGCAGCCATCAAGCGCCTCACTGATGCTCGGTGTTTGTTGTGCTGGGTTGGCGATGAAGGAGTGCGGATGTACTCGGCCGGCACTCAGGGAACGTATTCTTCAAGGAATCTGCTGCGTCAGGCGCAGCTCTATTCCGATCCAGAAGAACGACTGCGCGTTGTGAGAAAGCTCTACGAAATGCGGTTTGACGAAGTCGTTGATGAACGGTATAGCATAGAGCAACTGCGGGGCAAAGAAGGGGCTCGTGTGAGAGCGGCCTATAAGGCCGCTGCCGAAGAGTACGAGATTGAATGGACGGGGCGAAACTACGATCAATCGGAATGGGGGATCTCGGACCCGATCAATAAGGCATTGTCTGCTGCAAACTCCTGCCTGTATGGTCTCTGTCATGCAGCGATCCTTGCCGTCGGTTGTTCGGCCGGCATCGGTTTCATTCACACCGGAAAGCAGCTTTCCTTTGTGTATGATCTTGCTGACCTCTATAAAACGGAGCTCACTATACCGATCGCATTCCGTATAGCACAGGGGCCGGCATCGGTAGAATCACGTGTAAGAATGGAATGCCGTGATGTTTTCAAAGAGCGAAAGCTGCTCAAGCGGATCATTCCTGACATCATGGAGGTGTTGTATGGTAATCGTCGTGCTGGAGAGAGCGACGCCGGCTCAGAGGGGCGTGATGTCGCGGTTAACTATTGA
- the casA gene encoding type I-E CRISPR-associated protein Cse1/CasA codes for MNLLKEAWIPVLRRSGRREIIRPAQMVENLESDPVVRLDAVRPDFNGALIQFFIGLLQTVLTPAEPEDWEELFLKPPAMADLESSMAVYATAFELDGPGPRFFQDLELAAEEGTPIGSLLIEAPGANTIKNNADHFVKRNQIQQMCPACTATALLTLQTNAPSGGAGHRTSLRGGGPLTTIVLPQEPKFQTLWHTAWLNVLLKEDLSATQCKPSLKALQAIFPWMAATKLSKTAGTEILGSHIHPAQTFWATPRRIRLFPASEEEGACSICNAAGAKFYRQYATVPHGANYAAGILHPLSPYYNDKGVLRPVHPQPGGFTYRHWPDFVIADVGEKERAIVVRVLGNRLRSGSTTKDYAIYAFGYDMDNMKARCWYEARMPYWPMPDEALRKEFAPYATAMADVANDIASNTRKAVQLAFFDSGASVRGDLDFVKTEFWQSTEPNYYDSLREVMKVIEDPAPVLRNWLKALQKVSMDLYDHYSSQISLDEGKEDGMRKDEKMPRVVRARRDLLIFNRSNKFSEKLGISAAAKGGMV; via the coding sequence ATGAATCTTCTAAAAGAAGCATGGATTCCTGTTCTACGGCGGAGCGGCCGACGTGAGATCATTCGACCTGCACAAATGGTTGAGAATCTTGAGTCCGATCCTGTCGTGCGTCTGGATGCAGTGCGACCCGACTTCAACGGTGCGCTCATCCAGTTCTTTATTGGTCTTTTGCAGACAGTGCTAACACCGGCTGAACCGGAGGATTGGGAAGAACTCTTTTTGAAGCCGCCGGCGATGGCAGATCTTGAGAGTAGCATGGCAGTCTATGCTACAGCCTTCGAGCTCGATGGGCCTGGCCCGCGTTTTTTTCAAGATCTTGAGTTAGCCGCTGAGGAAGGCACGCCGATTGGTAGTCTTTTGATTGAGGCGCCGGGAGCCAACACGATCAAGAACAATGCCGATCATTTCGTGAAGCGCAATCAGATTCAGCAGATGTGCCCAGCCTGCACAGCGACGGCTTTGTTAACCTTGCAGACTAATGCGCCGAGCGGTGGCGCTGGTCATCGAACCTCTCTTCGCGGCGGCGGGCCCTTGACAACGATTGTCTTACCTCAAGAGCCAAAGTTTCAGACTCTGTGGCATACTGCCTGGCTGAACGTTCTCCTAAAGGAGGATCTTTCGGCGACCCAATGTAAGCCTTCTCTGAAGGCTTTGCAGGCCATCTTCCCGTGGATGGCGGCCACCAAACTTAGTAAGACAGCCGGTACGGAGATACTAGGTTCGCATATTCATCCGGCGCAGACCTTCTGGGCGACGCCGCGGCGTATTCGCCTGTTCCCGGCGAGCGAGGAAGAGGGAGCCTGTAGTATTTGTAACGCTGCCGGTGCTAAGTTCTATCGTCAGTATGCAACTGTCCCTCATGGGGCAAACTATGCGGCAGGAATCCTGCATCCTTTATCGCCGTATTACAACGACAAAGGCGTCCTTCGACCGGTGCATCCGCAGCCGGGCGGTTTTACGTATCGTCATTGGCCCGATTTCGTTATCGCAGATGTCGGTGAGAAAGAAAGGGCGATCGTTGTCCGTGTTCTTGGCAACCGGTTGCGATCAGGAAGTACGACGAAGGATTATGCAATATATGCCTTTGGTTATGACATGGATAACATGAAGGCACGCTGTTGGTATGAGGCAAGAATGCCTTACTGGCCGATGCCTGATGAAGCATTGCGAAAGGAATTTGCGCCGTACGCAACAGCAATGGCCGATGTCGCGAATGACATTGCGTCGAACACACGAAAGGCCGTTCAATTGGCCTTCTTCGATTCCGGCGCTTCTGTGAGAGGTGATCTTGATTTCGTCAAGACCGAATTCTGGCAGAGCACAGAACCAAATTACTATGATTCGTTAAGGGAAGTCATGAAGGTAATTGAGGATCCGGCGCCCGTACTCCGGAACTGGCTTAAAGCTCTTCAGAAGGTATCCATGGATTTGTATGACCACTATTCGAGTCAGATCTCCCTCGATGAAGGCAAAGAGGATGGTATGCGCAAAGACGAAAAAATGCCGCGAGTAGTCCGCGCCCGCAGAGATCTGCTGATCTTCAATCGAAGCAATAAATTCAGTGAGAAGCTGGGCATCAGTGCCGCAGCTAAAGGAGGCATGGTATGA
- the casB gene encoding type I-E CRISPR-associated protein Cse2/CasB translates to MKAQPQSKGPVDYKAAWAAIEQWWLALQDLPGDRAELRRAHSPDEAALTPAYFALLKAIRPFGLSMTMQRTRMPIVAGVLAHVKPNRVTVPVARSMGPENKDSKARISDLRFRRLLKTEDDTELYVMMIRMVRLLDEKVNVQDLAKSLTFWNDQTRKEWAYLYYTGTTLDASSESQDSDSE, encoded by the coding sequence ATGAAAGCACAACCACAGAGTAAAGGGCCTGTGGATTACAAAGCAGCGTGGGCTGCCATTGAGCAATGGTGGCTTGCGTTGCAAGACTTACCTGGTGACAGAGCTGAGTTGCGGCGTGCCCATTCACCGGACGAGGCAGCACTGACGCCAGCTTATTTCGCCTTGCTCAAAGCGATAAGGCCTTTTGGACTTTCGATGACGATGCAACGCACGCGTATGCCTATTGTTGCCGGTGTTCTGGCCCACGTGAAGCCGAACAGAGTGACTGTTCCGGTGGCACGATCAATGGGCCCAGAGAATAAGGATAGTAAGGCTCGCATCAGTGATTTGCGGTTTCGTAGGCTCCTGAAAACGGAGGATGATACGGAACTGTATGTGATGATGATTCGCATGGTTCGCCTGCTGGATGAAAAGGTGAATGTTCAGGATCTTGCAAAGTCGCTGACGTTCTGGAATGATCAGACGCGCAAGGAATGGGCCTACCTGTACTATACAGGAACAACCCTTGATGCTTCGAGCGAATCGCAAGATAGCGATTCGGAGTAG
- a CDS encoding helix-turn-helix domain-containing protein, which produces MKIAYKKGRTTKTTYEREMEDPEFRKGLAEEEARLALSELLITLMEEEEVSVRELAKRADVSASIIQDLRSGKRDNPTFSSFARLIHSMGFEIAIKRGRKTYARL; this is translated from the coding sequence ATGAAAATCGCGTACAAGAAGGGACGTACTACGAAGACGACCTATGAAAGAGAGATGGAAGATCCCGAATTCCGCAAAGGTCTTGCCGAAGAAGAGGCCCGGCTCGCCCTCTCTGAGCTTCTGATTACGCTTATGGAAGAAGAAGAGGTCTCGGTACGCGAGCTGGCCAAGCGTGCCGATGTTTCGGCTTCGATCATTCAGGATCTGCGCAGCGGAAAGCGCGACAACCCCACTTTCTCAAGCTTCGCGCGGCTTATTCATTCCATGGGCTTCGAGATAGCTATCAAGCGCGGCCGTAAAACCTACGCCAGACTGTAG
- a CDS encoding CRISPR-associated helicase/endonuclease Cas3, translating into MHYLRFWGKADGESGRWRPLVLHMLDVAAVARQWLLRHPAFVHDWARRLQVERDVLADLVTFLTAIHDLGKFALDFQFKIPQLATLLTGRTGISYASRASHPSSGFGFWDASIWGQIKDQLSDLSSDDMGVLNRSIRPLLTASFGHHGKPVEALDPSTPPPLRQLYDDKVQLAAKAYIDDLLHLLPGSLTAMQQWAKTRSVRPELARFSFPLSGLIILADWTGSSSDNFPLNLPFTKEHASEFDLKKAFSESLELADAALLRQGLVAVPRRKLTNPWEELFPTFKPYTPTPLQTAMLQATEGRGPALYIIEDIAGAGKTEAALLLTASLMDKENVEGFYFALPTMATSNGMYSRLAAIYSNYFAAGSNASLILAHGRPELNAAFQDSLLPEHSRVTDVEFNATDAEEQQTTKAACNTWIADRARKAFLAQVGVGSIDQALLSVIYSKHNTLRMFGLSRKILIVDEVHAYDAYMQELLESLIKFQAQQGRSVVLLSATLPVSMKESLGAAYLSGCNGQGDEPEVNLREEMHYPLITIVESGKVDFIPIEPSARHCRSVGVEFLTSEDGAIEPVVERLAEISREGRCAVWIRNTVADVQRAYDQLSVEIDADKLFVFHSRFAMGHRSDIEERVLRTFGKESTSAERAGRILLATQVVEQSLDLDFDEMITDLCPIDLVIQRVGRLRRHARDQSGNRIDTVDGRGVGTVIIFGPDPDTTIEADWYMGCFPGGAKVYQNHGILWRTASVLKRERQIEIPARLRYLIEAVYGETETPHALVEQSHRAHSADDKAGFTAQTNLIDLEKGFLQSSDLNPWPDHSAPTRLTDETRTYRLCLLEGSTVRPLVASNDQSFALSEVKFRPVEVVLPSELRRIIEEAERRLPDQGRGGSLLPFEQLEQGLYRSLGETTKQERFVYSEKLGLRLEAQK; encoded by the coding sequence ATGCACTATCTTCGATTCTGGGGCAAGGCCGACGGAGAATCTGGCCGCTGGCGCCCCCTCGTTCTCCACATGCTGGACGTTGCGGCCGTGGCCCGACAATGGCTGCTACGACATCCGGCCTTCGTACACGATTGGGCACGTAGGCTACAGGTTGAGCGCGATGTTCTTGCTGATCTCGTCACTTTTTTGACCGCCATTCATGATCTCGGCAAGTTTGCCCTCGATTTTCAATTCAAGATTCCTCAATTGGCCACACTTTTGACGGGGCGGACAGGCATTAGTTATGCAAGCAGGGCCTCTCACCCTTCTTCAGGTTTTGGATTCTGGGATGCATCGATATGGGGGCAGATTAAGGACCAACTTAGCGACTTATCATCCGATGATATGGGTGTTTTGAATCGTTCGATTCGCCCTCTGTTAACGGCAAGTTTTGGGCATCACGGCAAACCGGTGGAAGCTTTGGATCCATCCACCCCGCCGCCGCTGAGGCAGCTGTACGACGATAAAGTTCAGCTTGCTGCTAAGGCATATATTGACGATCTCTTGCACTTGCTGCCTGGAAGCCTGACCGCTATGCAGCAATGGGCGAAAACGCGGTCAGTGAGACCGGAATTAGCGAGATTTTCGTTTCCACTCTCTGGTTTGATCATCCTTGCTGACTGGACCGGCTCTTCGTCAGATAATTTCCCCCTGAACCTGCCGTTCACTAAAGAGCATGCCAGTGAGTTCGATCTTAAGAAGGCTTTTTCAGAGTCGCTTGAGCTTGCAGATGCAGCCTTACTTCGGCAGGGGTTGGTTGCCGTACCTCGGCGAAAACTAACCAACCCATGGGAAGAGTTGTTTCCCACATTCAAACCCTATACGCCTACACCGCTACAGACGGCCATGCTTCAGGCGACTGAGGGGCGGGGGCCTGCCCTGTACATCATTGAAGACATCGCAGGCGCAGGTAAGACAGAAGCAGCCCTCCTATTGACGGCAAGCCTGATGGATAAGGAGAATGTCGAAGGGTTTTATTTCGCCTTGCCGACTATGGCAACTTCAAACGGCATGTACTCGCGCCTTGCTGCCATTTATAGCAACTACTTCGCTGCCGGCTCGAATGCATCGCTGATTCTTGCCCATGGTCGCCCTGAATTGAACGCAGCTTTTCAGGATTCTCTCCTGCCAGAGCATTCGCGTGTTACGGACGTTGAGTTTAACGCAACAGACGCAGAGGAACAGCAAACTACCAAGGCCGCCTGCAATACATGGATCGCTGATCGCGCCCGAAAGGCCTTCCTTGCTCAGGTCGGTGTCGGTAGCATTGATCAGGCCTTGCTTTCGGTGATATACTCCAAGCATAATACTCTGCGTATGTTCGGGCTTTCTCGTAAGATACTCATCGTTGATGAGGTGCATGCTTATGACGCGTACATGCAGGAGTTGCTCGAATCACTCATCAAGTTTCAAGCGCAGCAGGGCCGTAGTGTTGTTCTGCTTTCGGCTACGCTGCCCGTATCCATGAAAGAGAGCCTTGGCGCAGCCTACCTGTCCGGCTGTAACGGCCAGGGCGATGAACCTGAAGTAAACCTCAGAGAAGAGATGCACTATCCTCTCATTACCATTGTGGAATCCGGCAAGGTTGACTTCATCCCCATTGAGCCGTCTGCGAGACACTGTCGTTCGGTCGGTGTGGAGTTCCTCACCTCTGAGGATGGTGCCATTGAACCCGTCGTAGAGCGGTTGGCCGAAATTTCGCGAGAGGGTCGCTGCGCGGTCTGGATTCGCAACACGGTTGCCGATGTGCAGCGGGCCTATGATCAATTATCGGTAGAGATAGATGCCGATAAACTTTTCGTCTTTCATTCTCGTTTTGCTATGGGGCATCGCAGCGACATTGAAGAACGAGTGCTTCGTACTTTTGGTAAGGAATCGACGAGCGCTGAGCGGGCAGGGAGGATTCTCCTTGCGACGCAGGTAGTTGAACAATCGCTTGATCTTGATTTCGACGAAATGATCACCGACCTCTGTCCGATTGATCTCGTCATTCAGCGAGTCGGTCGTTTGCGACGTCATGCTCGCGACCAATCCGGGAATCGTATCGACACGGTAGATGGACGAGGTGTCGGAACCGTAATCATCTTTGGACCGGATCCTGACACTACGATCGAAGCAGACTGGTACATGGGATGCTTTCCCGGTGGTGCAAAGGTTTATCAGAATCATGGTATTCTCTGGCGCACGGCCAGCGTCTTGAAACGTGAACGTCAGATCGAGATCCCTGCAAGGTTGCGATATTTGATTGAGGCGGTGTACGGCGAGACAGAGACTCCGCATGCCTTAGTAGAACAGAGTCACCGGGCTCACTCGGCAGACGATAAAGCCGGTTTCACAGCACAGACGAATCTCATCGATTTAGAGAAGGGCTTCCTGCAAAGCAGCGATCTCAATCCCTGGCCCGATCATTCTGCACCGACGCGCCTTACCGATGAAACAAGGACCTACAGGCTCTGCTTGCTTGAAGGGTCTACTGTGCGGCCACTCGTTGCCAGTAACGACCAGTCGTTTGCATTGAGCGAGGTAAAGTTTCGCCCTGTCGAGGTCGTTTTGCCCTCCGAATTGAGAAGGATAATCGAAGAAGCCGAGCGGCGCCTTCCTGATCAGGGCCGTGGTGGCTCCCTTTTGCCTTTTGAACAGCTGGAGCAAGGTCTCTACAGGAGCCTGGGCGAAACGACCAAGCAGGAAAGATTTGTCTATTCAGAAAAATTGGGCCTCCGGCTGGAGGCCCAAAAGTGA
- the cas6e gene encoding type I-E CRISPR-associated protein Cas6/Cse3/CasE, whose amino-acid sequence MKTEIYGGLYDEHRLIWRFFPENEEQHRDFLYRKNDDSKTMQFFLLSERKPENDLDAFLIETKPFAPVIRKGAVYQFQLRANPVVTRMPEGKESKKRRRDDVYLDALAKNQALPAAEQITSQEVLTHSGSEWLIGRSEALGFSVNHVLVERYRRLQTRKKDTKMTFGIMDFSGVLTVTDEEPFRRSLLKGIGHGKAFGCGLLLLRRAI is encoded by the coding sequence TTGAAAACTGAAATTTACGGCGGACTTTATGATGAGCACAGGCTCATCTGGCGATTTTTCCCCGAAAACGAGGAGCAGCACCGTGACTTTCTCTACAGAAAGAACGATGATAGCAAAACCATGCAGTTCTTTTTGCTTTCTGAGAGAAAGCCCGAGAACGATCTGGATGCCTTCCTTATTGAAACCAAGCCATTCGCGCCTGTAATCAGGAAGGGCGCTGTCTATCAGTTTCAACTGCGAGCCAATCCTGTCGTCACAAGGATGCCAGAGGGTAAAGAATCAAAGAAACGGCGCCGCGATGATGTTTATCTGGATGCTCTGGCTAAGAATCAGGCTCTGCCGGCCGCTGAACAAATAACATCACAGGAAGTGCTAACGCATTCTGGCAGCGAATGGTTGATCGGTCGTTCAGAGGCTCTCGGCTTCTCGGTTAATCATGTCCTCGTCGAGCGATATCGTCGATTGCAGACCAGGAAAAAAGATACGAAGATGACCTTCGGTATCATGGATTTTAGCGGTGTGCTTACGGTTACGGACGAAGAGCCGTTTCGCCGCTCGCTTTTGAAAGGTATTGGCCACGGAAAGGCCTTCGGTTGCGGCCTTCTTCTTCTCCGGAGAGCAATATGA
- the cas2e gene encoding type I-E CRISPR-associated endoribonuclease Cas2e codes for MSRLTIELKAGVFVGNFGRRVREKLWARITEEWKVDALMIYKTNTEQGYAALSNGDTSREIVDFEGMVLTQYPVPESKQKPA; via the coding sequence ATGTCGCGGTTAACTATTGAGCTGAAAGCTGGCGTTTTCGTCGGCAACTTCGGCCGACGTGTGCGCGAGAAGCTATGGGCGCGCATAACGGAAGAGTGGAAAGTGGACGCTTTGATGATCTATAAAACGAACACAGAGCAAGGCTACGCAGCTCTTTCGAACGGTGACACGAGCCGGGAAATCGTCGATTTTGAGGGGATGGTGCTCACCCAGTATCCCGTTCCAGAAAGCAAGCAAAAACCTGCTTGA
- a CDS encoding DUF3892 domain-containing protein produces the protein MPVIPPWSRKVTHVERDAEKRTKALCMKEQGLRVVAAVAIQEIQQNGHPQSQCSPYYTDVGGVKAAVIVVLRDGKPYLRTDPDKTTRNNLDVLPDC, from the coding sequence ATGCCAGTTATTCCCCCTTGGTCACGAAAGGTGACACACGTTGAAAGAGATGCAGAGAAGCGAACGAAGGCTCTCTGCATGAAAGAGCAAGGGCTGCGAGTAGTCGCCGCTGTTGCTATCCAAGAGATTCAGCAAAATGGGCATCCGCAATCGCAGTGCTCCCCCTACTACACGGATGTAGGCGGAGTCAAGGCTGCCGTAATAGTGGTGCTAAGAGATGGTAAGCCTTATCTGCGGACGGACCCCGACAAAACGACGAGGAATAACCTCGACGTCTTGCCGGATTGTTGA
- the cas7e gene encoding type I-E CRISPR-associated protein Cas7/Cse4/CasC: protein MKRFLQIHMLTSYPPSNLNRDDLGRPKTAVVGGTTRLRISSQSLKRAWRTSSVFQEGLGGISIDGGLGIRSKRIGEDVYEKLKAGGIAEKDAIAWARSIAGCFGKLKGEKEKLPTVLHIEQLAFVSPEEQKAIFALTGELIKAKSAPTEEQLELLRAENSGADIALFGRMLASDPKFNVEAAAQVAHSFSVQKVVVEDDFFTAVDDLNKGEEDVGAGHMGDTEFASGIFYTYINIDRTLLNENLKGAGDKELAKKAIRALVQAAATVAPTGKQNSFGSRAYAHYIMAELGDQQPRSLSLAYVKAVQGDDMLQNSIQSLSDIRDRMEQVYGKCSEAVATMNVLTGEGSLQEILNFCVAE, encoded by the coding sequence ATGAAAAGGTTTTTGCAAATACACATGTTGACGTCCTACCCGCCGTCGAATTTGAACCGGGATGATCTCGGTCGCCCCAAGACGGCTGTTGTCGGCGGCACGACGCGATTGCGCATATCGTCGCAGAGCTTGAAGCGAGCCTGGCGAACATCTTCGGTTTTCCAGGAAGGGCTTGGTGGAATCAGTATCGATGGTGGCCTGGGAATCCGTTCGAAGCGCATAGGCGAGGACGTCTACGAAAAGCTTAAGGCGGGTGGTATTGCCGAGAAGGATGCCATAGCGTGGGCAAGAAGTATTGCCGGCTGTTTTGGAAAACTGAAGGGCGAGAAGGAGAAGCTGCCCACAGTGCTTCACATTGAGCAACTCGCGTTTGTTTCGCCGGAAGAGCAGAAGGCCATCTTTGCTTTAACAGGCGAACTCATTAAGGCAAAAAGTGCACCGACAGAGGAGCAGCTGGAGCTACTGAGAGCGGAAAATAGTGGTGCCGATATTGCGCTGTTCGGCCGAATGCTGGCAAGCGATCCGAAATTCAATGTCGAGGCGGCAGCACAAGTGGCGCATTCCTTCTCCGTTCAAAAGGTAGTCGTTGAAGACGACTTCTTCACAGCTGTCGACGATCTGAATAAAGGTGAGGAAGATGTAGGTGCCGGCCACATGGGCGACACCGAGTTTGCCTCGGGTATCTTCTACACGTATATCAATATCGATCGCACACTGTTGAACGAAAACCTGAAAGGAGCCGGTGACAAAGAGCTTGCGAAGAAGGCGATCCGAGCGCTCGTACAAGCGGCGGCAACGGTTGCACCGACGGGTAAGCAGAATTCCTTCGGCTCTCGAGCATACGCTCACTATATCATGGCGGAACTTGGAGATCAACAACCGCGCTCTCTATCGCTTGCCTACGTAAAAGCAGTGCAGGGCGACGACATGCTACAGAACTCAATTCAGTCGCTGAGCGATATACGCGATCGGATGGAGCAGGTCTACGGAAAATGCAGTGAGGCTGTGGCAACGATGAACGTGCTAACCGGCGAAGGTTCGTTACAAGAGATTCTCAATTTCTGTGTAGCGGAGTGA